One Erythrobacter sp. SDW2 genomic region harbors:
- a CDS encoding diacylglycerol kinase family protein, producing the protein MNPRFILVANCRSGSFDQSVIDELLARARVLNLGSVESVLLPDTECPLPSSLGKDDIVAVFGGDGTIHGVVNNLAGWEGAVLILPGGTMNLASRRLHGDADAMAILEAVAAGHARRTRPTVVRTGSRDSLAGVMIGPGTSWNEVREAMRDLNIAELAGSAVRAFSTTSSDSRVACYAPEIGRREGYPLIEVLPTTDRMELCGYHADDLGEFAIGLAALLRHDFRSGPHETFELDGSITLAAVDGSMVGMLIDGEPAEEVRQARLAVGSSRVDLLVTAANG; encoded by the coding sequence ATGAACCCTCGTTTCATCTTGGTTGCCAACTGCCGCAGCGGCAGCTTCGACCAGTCCGTGATCGATGAATTGCTGGCGCGTGCACGCGTGCTGAACCTGGGCTCGGTTGAATCGGTTTTGCTACCCGACACCGAATGTCCCCTACCTTCCAGTTTGGGCAAGGACGATATCGTGGCGGTGTTCGGTGGTGACGGGACCATCCACGGGGTCGTCAACAATCTGGCCGGCTGGGAAGGCGCGGTGCTGATCCTGCCGGGCGGCACGATGAATCTTGCCTCCAGGCGATTGCACGGCGACGCCGATGCAATGGCAATTCTCGAAGCGGTGGCCGCTGGCCATGCGAGGCGGACTCGCCCCACCGTTGTCCGAACGGGCTCAAGAGATTCCCTTGCAGGGGTCATGATCGGACCGGGGACATCGTGGAACGAGGTCCGCGAGGCGATGCGCGATCTCAATATTGCCGAGCTCGCCGGATCGGCTGTGCGTGCATTCTCCACTACCAGCTCGGATTCACGCGTCGCATGCTACGCGCCGGAAATCGGACGGCGCGAAGGCTATCCGCTCATCGAAGTTCTGCCGACAACCGACCGAATGGAGCTATGCGGATACCATGCCGACGATCTGGGCGAATTTGCCATCGGACTCGCTGCACTGCTCAGGCACGATTTCCGCTCGGGCCCTCACGAAACCTTCGAGCTTGACGGCAGCATAACTTTGGCTGCCGTGGACGGGAGCATGGTTGGGATGCTCATTGACGGCGAGCCGGCAGAAGAGGTGCGTCAGGCCAGATTGGCGGTGGGCAGCAGCCGCGTCGATCTGCTAGTGACCGCCGCCAATGGCTGA
- a CDS encoding CsbD family protein: MGELKDKAKGMANETVGKVKQASNDPETRAEGRAQERKGEAQQVKGSIKGALGDRV, from the coding sequence ATGGGTGAATTGAAAGACAAAGCCAAGGGGATGGCCAACGAAACGGTCGGCAAGGTGAAGCAGGCCTCAAACGATCCCGAAACGCGTGCAGAAGGTCGGGCGCAGGAGCGCAAGGGCGAAGCCCAGCAGGTCAAGGGTTCGATCAAGGGTGCGCTCGGCGACAGGGTCTGA
- the rplM gene encoding 50S ribosomal protein L13 — MKALTKATRSIKPAEVEKNWHVIDAEGLVVGRLAAIVANILRGKHKPSYTPHVDCGDHVIILNAGKVKFTGKKMTDKVYYKHTGHPGGIKETTPAKVLEGRFPERVLEKAIERMIPRGPLGRAQMKALHIYAGTEHPHDGQKPAVLDVASMNRKNKVTA; from the coding sequence ATGAAGGCGCTTACGAAAGCGACCCGGTCGATCAAGCCGGCCGAGGTCGAAAAGAACTGGCACGTGATCGATGCCGAGGGTCTGGTGGTCGGTCGCCTCGCTGCGATCGTCGCCAACATCCTGCGCGGCAAGCACAAGCCGAGCTACACCCCGCACGTCGATTGCGGCGACCACGTCATCATCCTCAACGCCGGCAAGGTGAAGTTCACTGGCAAGAAGATGACCGACAAGGTCTATTACAAGCACACCGGCCACCCGGGCGGCATCAAGGAAACCACCCCGGCCAAGGTGCTGGAAGGCCGCTTCCCCGAGCGCGTGCTGGAAAAGGCTATCGAGCGCATGATCCCGCGCGGCCCGCTCGGCCGGGCGCAGATGAAGGCGCTGCACATCTATGCCGGCACCGAGCACCCGCATGACGGCCAGAAGCCGGCTGTGCTCGACGTTGCCTCCATGAACCGCAAGAACAAGGTCACCGCGTGA
- the rpsI gene encoding 30S ribosomal protein S9, which translates to MADEKKPEETTPETPVETGAETPATETPAVEETAAAEEAKAEKVTDLADLGNIAGDAPQADAAAIAASSAPLRQQELDKQGRAYATGRRKDAVARVWVKPGKGTVTVNGRDQEIYFARPTLRLIINQPFAITDREGQYDVIVTVRGGGLSGQAGAVKHGIAQALSKYEPELRSTVKAAGFLTRDSRVVERKKYGKAKARRSFQFSKR; encoded by the coding sequence ATGGCTGACGAAAAGAAGCCCGAAGAAACCACCCCGGAAACCCCCGTGGAAACTGGCGCGGAAACCCCTGCGACCGAAACTCCGGCGGTTGAAGAGACTGCTGCTGCTGAAGAAGCCAAGGCCGAGAAGGTCACCGACCTTGCCGACCTCGGCAACATCGCCGGCGATGCCCCGCAGGCTGATGCCGCGGCAATCGCCGCCAGCTCGGCACCGCTGCGCCAGCAGGAGCTCGACAAGCAGGGCCGTGCCTATGCCACCGGTCGCCGCAAGGACGCTGTGGCCCGCGTATGGGTCAAGCCGGGCAAGGGCACTGTCACCGTCAACGGTCGCGACCAGGAAATCTACTTCGCCCGTCCGACGCTGCGCCTGATCATCAACCAGCCGTTCGCGATCACCGATCGCGAAGGCCAGTATGATGTCATCGTGACCGTCCGCGGCGGCGGCCTGTCGGGCCAGGCCGGTGCGGTCAAGCACGGCATCGCCCAGGCCCTGTCGAAGTACGAGCCGGAACTGCGCAGCACCGTAAAGGCTGCCGGCTTCCTGACCCGCGACAGCCGCGTGGTCGAGCGCAAGAAGTACGGCAAGGCCAAGGCCCGCCGCAGCTTCCAGTTCTCGAAGCGCTAA
- a CDS encoding metallophosphoesterase: protein MADTTLIFHVSDIHFGLEDKQAIAWFADEVARHRPAAVAITGDLTMRARHREFAAATAWITALGVPVTVGVGNHDMPYFNPIERFFAPYRRFRGMREMVERELDLPGLAIIPLKTATRAQPRLNWSKGWVTPAALDLCLAAIDALPPGTRALIAVHHPLREVGTQGTALTRGGTRALEALATRPVEAVLSGHVHDAFDITEETANGPVRMIGAGTLSQRTRSTPPSFNALTWSGGKLAVEVRNLQQVATRDMMIEDVPPDALPPRHPGEPVAPIGAVPAVDPPVH, encoded by the coding sequence ATGGCTGACACCACCCTGATCTTTCACGTTTCCGACATCCATTTCGGCCTTGAAGACAAGCAGGCGATCGCATGGTTTGCTGACGAGGTTGCGCGCCACCGGCCTGCTGCTGTCGCGATTACCGGCGACCTTACGATGCGGGCGCGGCATCGAGAGTTTGCAGCGGCAACGGCGTGGATCACCGCGCTTGGCGTGCCGGTGACTGTTGGCGTCGGCAATCATGACATGCCGTACTTCAATCCGATCGAGCGCTTCTTCGCCCCCTATCGCCGGTTCCGCGGGATGCGGGAGATGGTCGAGCGGGAGCTGGACCTGCCTGGTCTCGCCATCATCCCGCTCAAGACGGCGACGCGGGCGCAGCCACGGCTGAACTGGTCGAAGGGGTGGGTCACACCTGCTGCGCTCGATCTGTGTCTGGCCGCCATCGACGCACTGCCACCGGGCACACGCGCCCTTATCGCCGTGCACCACCCGCTGCGGGAGGTCGGCACTCAGGGAACGGCCCTTACCCGCGGCGGCACTCGCGCTCTTGAAGCGCTGGCAACCCGGCCAGTGGAGGCCGTGCTCAGCGGACATGTCCATGACGCGTTCGATATAACGGAGGAAACGGCGAATGGCCCGGTGCGAATGATCGGAGCCGGCACCCTATCGCAGCGGACCCGCTCGACTCCCCCGAGTTTCAATGCCCTTACGTGGTCTGGAGGCAAACTGGCCGTCGAAGTCCGCAACCTGCAACAGGTGGCGACACGCGACATGATGATCGAGGACGTTCCGCCCGATGCACTCCCGCCGCGCCATCCGGGTGAGCCGGTCGCTCCCATCGGTGCTGTCCCGGCCGTTGATCCGCCGGTGCACTGA
- the thiS gene encoding sulfur carrier protein ThiS, with amino-acid sequence MSEQLTLTVNGETRRTSAPTIAALVRELELVPEKVAVEHNGGIAPRSQLEDIALSDGDTLEIVHFVGGGQGDSWTVAGRTFNSRLIVGTGKYKDFEQNAAAVEASGAEIVTVAVRRVNVSDPKAPMLTDYIDPNRITYLPNTAGCFTAEDAIRTLRLAREAGGWDLVKLEVLGEARTLYPNMVETIRACEVLAREGFLPMVYCTDDPIAAKQLEDAGAVAVMPLGAPIGSGLGIQNRVTIRLIVEGASVPVLVDAGVGTASDAAVAMELGCDGVLMNTAIAEAKDPIRMARAMKLAVEAGREAYLSGRMGTRKYADPSSPLAGLI; translated from the coding sequence ATGAGCGAACAGCTGACCCTTACCGTCAATGGCGAGACCCGCCGCACCTCAGCTCCGACGATTGCAGCGCTTGTGCGCGAACTCGAACTCGTGCCTGAAAAGGTCGCGGTCGAGCACAATGGCGGGATTGCCCCGCGCTCGCAGCTGGAGGACATTGCTCTGAGTGACGGCGATACGCTCGAGATCGTTCATTTCGTCGGGGGTGGGCAGGGCGACAGCTGGACGGTTGCGGGCCGCACCTTCAACTCTCGCTTGATCGTCGGAACCGGCAAGTACAAGGATTTCGAACAGAACGCCGCAGCGGTCGAGGCCTCCGGCGCGGAGATCGTCACTGTCGCCGTGCGCCGGGTCAATGTCAGCGACCCCAAGGCGCCGATGCTGACCGACTATATCGACCCGAACAGGATCACCTACCTCCCCAACACCGCCGGTTGCTTTACCGCCGAGGATGCGATCCGCACCCTGCGGCTGGCGCGCGAAGCCGGCGGCTGGGACCTCGTCAAGCTGGAGGTTCTGGGCGAGGCGCGCACGCTCTATCCCAATATGGTCGAGACCATCCGCGCCTGCGAGGTGTTGGCCAGGGAAGGCTTCCTGCCGATGGTCTATTGCACCGATGATCCCATCGCCGCGAAGCAACTCGAGGATGCCGGGGCGGTCGCGGTGATGCCGCTCGGCGCGCCGATCGGTTCGGGGCTCGGGATCCAGAACCGGGTAACGATCCGCCTCATCGTCGAAGGGGCGAGCGTGCCGGTGCTGGTCGATGCCGGGGTCGGGACCGCCAGCGACGCCGCCGTAGCGATGGAACTCGGCTGCGACGGGGTATTGATGAACACCGCCATTGCCGAGGCCAAGGACCCGATCCGCATGGCGCGCGCCATGAAGCTGGCGGTAGAGGCAGGGCGCGAAGCCTATCTCTCGGGCCGGATGGGCACGCGCAAATATGCCGATCCTTCCAGCCCTCTGGCTGGCCTCATCTGA
- the cutA gene encoding divalent-cation tolerance protein CutA: MTALIYAPFPDRESARAVAGTLLGDRLIACANLLGEVESLYEWNGEQGEGREIGVLFKTDGSLLERAVARIEALHPYDTPAVLGWKCDAAGAETAAWLRALKHRQ, encoded by the coding sequence ATGACGGCGCTGATCTACGCCCCTTTCCCAGACCGCGAAAGCGCGCGGGCAGTGGCCGGGACACTGCTCGGCGATAGGCTGATTGCCTGCGCCAACCTGCTTGGTGAAGTGGAGTCGCTCTACGAATGGAACGGCGAGCAGGGCGAGGGCCGCGAGATCGGAGTGCTGTTCAAGACCGATGGCAGCTTGCTCGAGCGCGCCGTGGCGCGGATCGAAGCGCTCCACCCCTACGACACGCCCGCAGTGCTGGGCTGGAAATGCGATGCGGCGGGTGCGGAAACAGCCGCCTGGCTCCGAGCGCTCAAGCACAGGCAATAG
- a CDS encoding MerC domain-containing protein, which translates to MNQPIPSFRSRLDRAGIFLSGLCLIHCLASIAVISALGIGGQWFLSPAIHRWGLAIACVIAGVAIGWGAIRHRRRAPFVIAMTGLTFMGGALAAPHGVEEAVLTIIGVALVSVGHILNLRHSH; encoded by the coding sequence ATGAATCAGCCGATTCCCTCTTTCCGGTCGCGACTCGACCGCGCCGGCATTTTCCTGTCCGGCCTGTGTCTGATCCACTGCCTTGCCAGCATCGCGGTGATTTCCGCGCTGGGCATCGGGGGGCAATGGTTCCTCTCGCCGGCGATCCATCGCTGGGGCTTGGCCATCGCCTGCGTCATCGCCGGTGTCGCCATCGGCTGGGGTGCGATCCGGCACCGCCGCCGGGCGCCTTTCGTCATCGCCATGACCGGCCTCACCTTCATGGGCGGGGCACTGGCCGCCCCGCACGGGGTCGAGGAAGCGGTGCTGACCATCATCGGCGTTGCACTGGTGTCGGTCGGTCACATCCTGAACTTGCGCCATTCGCATTGA
- a CDS encoding quinone-dependent dihydroorotate dehydrogenase yields the protein MLFPLLRPFIHAIDPERAHRLSIEALKLLPLPPMPAGDETLAIDVAGVRFPNPVGIAAGYDKDAEVPDALLGLGFGFVEVGSITPRPQEGNPKPRLFRLSEDRAVINRMGFNNAGADAAETRLKRRKPRGVLGINIGANKDSADRVADYADMTRRMAPYASYLTANISSPNTPGLRALQDEGALTELLDAVMEARGTDGPPVFLKVAPDLEPADIDAIARIGIDKGLGALIVSNTTISRPPLISRDAGETGGLSGAPLKSLALQRLRDFRKATGGELPLVGVGGIGSVDDAWDRIRAGASLVQVYSAMVYEGPGLGRVIAKGLGHKLKQHGMTSLPQAVGSEAP from the coding sequence ATGCTTTTCCCGCTCCTCCGCCCTTTCATCCACGCCATCGATCCCGAGCGGGCGCATCGTCTCTCGATCGAAGCGCTCAAGCTTTTGCCTCTGCCGCCCATGCCTGCCGGTGACGAGACACTGGCGATCGACGTCGCGGGTGTCCGGTTTCCCAATCCGGTCGGCATTGCTGCAGGTTACGACAAGGATGCCGAAGTGCCCGACGCGCTGCTGGGGCTCGGCTTTGGCTTTGTCGAAGTGGGTTCGATCACTCCGCGTCCGCAGGAGGGCAACCCCAAGCCGCGCCTGTTCCGCCTGAGCGAAGACCGGGCGGTCATCAATCGCATGGGGTTCAACAATGCCGGGGCCGATGCGGCAGAGACTCGCTTGAAGCGCCGCAAGCCACGCGGCGTGTTGGGCATCAACATCGGTGCAAACAAGGATTCCGCCGACCGGGTGGCCGATTATGCCGATATGACGCGGCGGATGGCCCCTTATGCCAGTTACCTGACCGCCAATATCTCCAGCCCCAACACTCCCGGCCTGCGGGCCTTGCAGGACGAGGGTGCGTTGACGGAATTGCTCGATGCGGTGATGGAAGCGCGGGGCACCGATGGCCCGCCGGTCTTCCTCAAGGTCGCCCCGGACCTGGAGCCCGCCGATATCGATGCCATCGCCCGGATCGGGATCGACAAGGGGCTGGGTGCGCTGATTGTCTCCAACACCACTATCTCGCGTCCGCCGCTCATCTCGCGGGATGCGGGCGAAACCGGCGGGCTGTCAGGCGCCCCCCTCAAATCGCTCGCCCTCCAGCGGCTCCGCGACTTCCGCAAGGCTACGGGCGGCGAGCTGCCCTTGGTCGGAGTTGGCGGAATCGGGTCGGTCGACGACGCGTGGGACCGCATCCGTGCCGGGGCCAGCCTGGTGCAGGTCTATTCGGCGATGGTTTACGAAGGACCGGGCCTTGGCCGCGTCATTGCCAAGGGGCTGGGACACAAACTCAAACAGCACGGCATGACCTCGCTACCCCAAGCGGTCGGCAGCGAAGCGCCCTAG
- a CDS encoding COX15/CtaA family protein, whose translation MATPSEVPPLSTRTPAPAALARWLWVVAAMVITIVAIGGITRLTESGLSITQWNPVTGTLPPLSEQAWQAEFAKYQATPEYRLEAGPAGMTLSDFKFIFFWEWFHRLMGRMIGLAFALPLVWFWIRGQIPLGYKPRLVALLALGGLQGTFGWLMVRSGLSGDMTDVSHFWLSVHLLTALFTLSGLVWTALDLRRLSRIPDARPARLTGVAFVTAVILFVQLLLGAWVAGLNAGPVSGGGFPNGWPGMQGKFFPDGIDWSQGPFYAFTHDPYLLHFLHRWWAWVAVAALVVLARKVRPFDRRVSIAVHTAFGTQIVLGIATVLTGVALWIAVAHQLVGALLVAATAWAAHAVGTARNTAR comes from the coding sequence ATGGCTACCCCCAGTGAAGTTCCCCCTCTCTCCACCCGCACCCCTGCTCCGGCTGCGCTGGCTCGCTGGCTGTGGGTCGTCGCAGCTATGGTGATAACGATTGTTGCCATCGGCGGGATCACACGGCTGACCGAGTCGGGTCTGTCGATCACCCAATGGAACCCGGTCACCGGCACGCTGCCGCCGCTGAGCGAGCAGGCCTGGCAGGCCGAGTTCGCCAAGTACCAGGCCACGCCCGAATACCGTCTCGAAGCCGGCCCGGCGGGCATGACGCTCAGCGACTTCAAGTTCATTTTCTTCTGGGAGTGGTTTCATCGTCTGATGGGGCGGATGATCGGGCTGGCTTTCGCCCTGCCCCTGGTTTGGTTCTGGATCAGGGGCCAGATCCCCCTGGGCTACAAGCCGCGCCTCGTCGCCTTGCTGGCACTGGGCGGCCTGCAGGGCACTTTCGGCTGGCTGATGGTCCGCTCGGGCCTGTCGGGCGACATGACCGACGTCAGCCACTTCTGGCTGTCCGTCCACCTGCTTACCGCGCTGTTCACCCTGTCGGGGCTGGTCTGGACCGCGCTTGACCTGCGCCGGCTCTCGCGGATCCCCGATGCCAGGCCGGCACGTCTTACAGGGGTCGCATTCGTCACCGCCGTGATCCTGTTCGTACAATTGCTGCTGGGCGCTTGGGTCGCCGGGCTGAATGCCGGGCCAGTCTCGGGCGGCGGCTTCCCCAATGGCTGGCCGGGCATGCAGGGCAAGTTCTTCCCCGATGGCATCGACTGGTCGCAAGGGCCCTTTTACGCTTTCACTCATGACCCCTACCTGCTCCACTTCCTTCACCGCTGGTGGGCGTGGGTGGCTGTCGCGGCGCTGGTGGTGCTGGCGCGCAAGGTCCGCCCCTTCGACCGGCGCGTTTCGATCGCGGTGCACACCGCATTCGGGACGCAGATCGTGCTCGGAATCGCCACCGTGCTGACGGGAGTGGCGCTTTGGATCGCGGTCGCGCACCAGCTGGTCGGTGCGCTGCTGGTCGCCGCCACTGCCTGGGCCGCCCATGCCGTGGGCACCGCGCGCAATACGGCCCGATGA
- a CDS encoding long-chain fatty acid--CoA ligase, whose translation MDLSELESTKNLVELFLKRANEGGNSPFLGAKRGGQWVTQSWRDVADQVCLLAENLRALGLNDGDRVMLVSENRPEWCIADLAIMAAGCITVPAYVTNTQRDHMHILDNSGARAVIVSTQKLADPLLPAIMHTGMAEHFISIEPAKPHQSGNLVQHDWPSMLAGDAAAARKAVEARIAGIGREATACIIYTSGTGGAPRGVMQHHGSILCNVAGAAEILSEDFGLDKDERFLSFLPLSHAYEHTGGQFLPIGVGAQIYYAEGLEKLASNIEDTRPTIMVVVPRLFEVLRTRIMNQLSKQGRVANYLMDRALSIGEKKAEGRARKRDVPMDMILEKLLRPKIRQRFGGRIKAMVSGGAPLSPEVGVFFDSMGLTMLQGYGQTEAGPVISCNRPKAGLRMDTVGPPMRGVEVQIAEDGEILVRGELVMHGYWQNEAETRRTLVDGWLHTGDIGHIDEAGRIVITDRKKDMIVNDKGDNIAPQKVEGLLTLQPEIGQAMVAGDKRPYIVGLIVPDAEWALGWAKANGKKFDLEELQDLPEFRTAVRAAIDRVNHDLSVIEKVRGFAFADEPFTIENEELTPKQSIRRHKIKQRYQERLDRLYRG comes from the coding sequence TTGGATTTGTCAGAGCTGGAATCGACGAAGAATCTCGTCGAGCTGTTCCTCAAACGCGCGAACGAGGGCGGTAACTCCCCCTTTCTCGGCGCCAAGCGCGGCGGACAATGGGTGACGCAAAGCTGGCGCGATGTGGCCGACCAGGTCTGCCTGCTGGCCGAGAACCTGCGCGCACTCGGCTTGAACGACGGCGACCGGGTCATGCTGGTGAGCGAGAACCGGCCCGAATGGTGCATCGCCGACCTCGCCATCATGGCCGCCGGCTGCATTACCGTGCCGGCCTATGTCACCAACACCCAGCGCGACCACATGCACATCCTCGACAATTCGGGCGCGCGAGCAGTGATCGTCTCGACCCAGAAACTGGCGGACCCGCTGCTGCCGGCGATCATGCACACCGGCATGGCCGAACATTTCATTTCGATTGAGCCAGCCAAGCCGCACCAGTCGGGCAATCTGGTGCAGCACGACTGGCCCAGCATGCTGGCGGGCGATGCCGCCGCAGCGCGCAAGGCGGTCGAGGCCCGCATCGCCGGGATCGGGCGCGAGGCGACCGCCTGCATCATCTATACCAGCGGCACCGGCGGTGCGCCGCGCGGGGTGATGCAGCACCACGGGTCGATCCTGTGCAATGTCGCCGGCGCGGCGGAAATACTCAGCGAGGACTTCGGCCTCGACAAGGACGAACGCTTCCTGTCATTCCTCCCGCTCAGCCACGCCTATGAGCATACCGGCGGACAGTTCCTGCCGATCGGGGTCGGGGCGCAAATCTATTATGCCGAAGGGCTGGAGAAGCTCGCCAGCAATATCGAGGACACCCGTCCGACGATCATGGTCGTTGTCCCGCGCCTGTTCGAAGTGCTGCGCACGCGGATCATGAACCAGCTATCCAAACAGGGCCGTGTCGCAAACTACCTGATGGACCGCGCCCTGAGCATTGGCGAAAAGAAAGCCGAGGGCCGCGCCCGAAAACGCGACGTGCCGATGGACATGATCCTCGAGAAGCTGCTGCGGCCCAAGATCCGCCAGCGCTTCGGCGGCCGGATCAAGGCGATGGTATCGGGCGGCGCACCGCTCAGCCCCGAAGTCGGCGTGTTCTTCGACTCGATGGGCCTCACCATGCTGCAGGGCTATGGCCAGACCGAGGCCGGCCCGGTGATCAGCTGCAACCGGCCCAAGGCGGGCCTCAGGATGGACACCGTCGGCCCGCCGATGCGCGGGGTCGAGGTCCAGATCGCCGAGGACGGCGAGATCCTCGTGCGCGGCGAGCTGGTGATGCACGGATACTGGCAGAACGAGGCCGAGACGAGGCGCACGCTGGTGGATGGCTGGCTCCACACCGGCGACATCGGCCATATCGACGAGGCCGGGCGGATCGTCATCACCGACCGCAAGAAGGACATGATCGTCAACGACAAGGGCGACAACATCGCCCCGCAGAAGGTCGAGGGCCTGCTGACTCTCCAGCCCGAAATCGGCCAAGCGATGGTGGCAGGTGACAAGCGGCCCTATATCGTCGGCCTGATCGTTCCCGATGCGGAATGGGCGCTGGGCTGGGCCAAGGCCAATGGCAAGAAGTTCGACCTCGAGGAACTGCAGGACCTGCCCGAGTTCCGAACCGCGGTTCGCGCGGCGATTGACCGGGTCAACCACGACCTGTCGGTGATCGAGAAGGTCCGCGGCTTTGCCTTCGCCGACGAGCCCTTCACCATCGAGAACGAGGAACTGACCCCCAAGCAATCGATCCGCCGCCACAAGATCAAGCAGCGGTACCAGGAGCGATTGGATAGGTTGTATCGGGGTTAA
- the ggt gene encoding gamma-glutamyltransferase, producing MIAANPLAAQAGMDVLERGGSAADAALAVQTMLSLVEPQSSGVGGGAFLNYYDAATGKITIYDGRETAPAQASRTMFLDESGQPIDFRSAVVSGRATGVPGAMAALAMLHSEHGSLPWDGLFDAAIKTADEGFTISPRLGRFLQGPFPQLQQPDAKAYFSRPDGTRMQAGDLLRNPAYAEFLRRLSRNGIDTLYSGTTGAQIVQKTRAAPLGGTMTMADLAAYKPARREPVCGPWHGYKVCAPPPPSSGAAMIELLGLLDRTDIGERGPGDPQAWYLFAEASRLAYADRDAYFGDGDFVDVPVEGLLDPAYIDARAKLIGPKAAETVEPGVPAGAKVVVADLTREPAGTSHFIVRDAKGNVLSITTTVESIFGSGRMVDGFFLNNQLTDFSFNPLQPNGDEAPNAVAPGKRPRSSMVPLILLDANGKFAGAIGSAGGNSIPAYVGKTLVAAVYWGMSMQEALAQPNLVARGNRIGAETDLFAPAVLAGLAERGIVLTPGQGEDSGVHGVLIRDGKIDGGYDPRREGVVLIGGR from the coding sequence GTGATCGCGGCCAATCCGCTTGCCGCACAGGCAGGGATGGATGTGCTGGAGCGGGGCGGAAGCGCTGCGGACGCGGCACTGGCGGTACAGACCATGTTGTCGCTGGTGGAACCGCAATCCTCCGGTGTCGGCGGGGGTGCCTTCCTCAACTACTACGACGCGGCAACCGGCAAGATCACAATCTACGACGGGCGAGAGACGGCCCCTGCGCAGGCTAGCCGGACCATGTTCCTCGACGAGAGTGGGCAGCCGATCGATTTCCGCAGCGCCGTGGTGAGCGGTCGTGCCACCGGTGTTCCTGGCGCGATGGCGGCCCTGGCCATGCTGCACAGCGAGCACGGCAGCTTGCCGTGGGACGGGCTGTTCGATGCCGCGATCAAGACCGCCGACGAAGGTTTCACCATTTCGCCCCGTCTGGGACGCTTCCTGCAAGGGCCCTTTCCGCAGCTGCAACAGCCCGACGCCAAGGCCTATTTCTCGCGGCCCGACGGCACTCGCATGCAGGCGGGAGACCTGCTCAGGAACCCAGCCTATGCCGAGTTCCTGCGGCGCCTTTCGCGCAACGGGATCGACACACTCTATAGCGGGACCACAGGGGCGCAGATCGTCCAGAAGACCCGCGCCGCACCGCTGGGCGGGACCATGACCATGGCTGATCTTGCCGCCTACAAACCGGCCAGGCGCGAGCCGGTGTGTGGCCCGTGGCACGGTTACAAGGTCTGCGCCCCGCCGCCGCCATCGAGCGGTGCGGCGATGATCGAGTTGCTCGGCCTGCTCGACCGCACCGATATCGGCGAGCGCGGCCCGGGCGATCCCCAGGCGTGGTATCTCTTCGCCGAGGCGAGCCGCCTCGCCTATGCCGACCGCGATGCCTATTTCGGGGACGGGGACTTCGTCGATGTCCCGGTCGAGGGCCTGCTAGATCCGGCCTATATCGATGCCCGCGCGAAACTGATCGGGCCGAAGGCGGCGGAGACCGTAGAGCCGGGGGTTCCGGCAGGGGCCAAGGTTGTGGTGGCCGACCTGACCCGCGAACCGGCCGGGACATCGCATTTCATCGTCCGCGACGCCAAGGGCAATGTCCTGTCGATTACCACCACGGTCGAATCGATTTTCGGCAGCGGCCGGATGGTCGACGGTTTCTTCCTCAACAACCAGCTGACCGATTTCAGCTTCAACCCGCTCCAGCCCAATGGCGATGAAGCCCCCAATGCGGTGGCACCGGGCAAGCGGCCGCGCTCGTCGATGGTGCCGCTGATCCTGCTGGACGCCAACGGCAAGTTCGCCGGGGCGATCGGGTCCGCAGGCGGCAATTCGATCCCTGCCTATGTTGGCAAGACGCTGGTCGCGGCGGTCTATTGGGGCATGTCGATGCAGGAGGCGCTGGCGCAGCCCAACCTGGTGGCACGCGGCAATCGGATCGGCGCCGAGACGGATCTGTTCGCTCCCGCCGTGCTAGCGGGCCTCGCCGAGCGCGGGATTGTCCTCACACCCGGGCAGGGCGAGGATTCGGGCGTGCACGGGGTGCTGATCCGCGATGGCAAAATCGACGGCGGCTACGACCCGCGCCGTGAAGGCGTGGTGCTGATCGGCGGCCGCTAG
- a CDS encoding UrcA family protein encodes MKTPMIALAAAATLLTGVPALADDAAPDMVVRYADLDLTTEAGQKTLESRIDAAAKKYCGVGEQRTGTRMKSSQATRCYRDAKRLANQQFAAIISDARRGG; translated from the coding sequence ATGAAGACCCCCATGATTGCCCTTGCAGCGGCGGCCACCTTGCTGACCGGTGTTCCGGCGCTGGCCGATGACGCCGCTCCGGACATGGTCGTGCGCTACGCCGACCTCGATCTCACAACCGAAGCCGGTCAAAAGACTCTCGAAAGCCGGATCGATGCCGCAGCGAAGAAATATTGCGGTGTTGGCGAACAGCGCACCGGTACGCGGATGAAGTCCTCGCAGGCAACCCGCTGCTATCGCGATGCCAAGCGCCTCGCCAACCAGCAATTCGCCGCCATCATCAGCGATGCCAGGCGCGGCGGCTAA